CGAAGGAGATTCCTATTCCTGCAAATTAAAAGATCAACGATATTGTTTTGAAGGCTGATTGTTAATAATACCGCTGTATCTTATATATTAAGTATATTAAGAGTATATTGACAAATCGGCAACATGAAGTATAATAAAATACAATACATATTGAATATATTATTGGGCTGATCAGAAAAACTGAAGGCTAAGTTCTCTTTCGATGCACCAACTTTAGCCTGTTTTACGCGTTTCTTTGACAGGTATTCTTTGCCTGAGGGTTACGGAAATAGTAACCAAATAAATGAATAACGGATTTGACTGGTCAGTAATATACTGAAGGCAAAGAAATTTCCTGGATTTCTTGACACAGGGATTGATCTTTGCCTTTTGAATTTATAACACCAGGCGAATATCCGTTCATATTACCCGTTCCCCATGAAAGAATTATCATGCTGACAGGGGGAAAGATAGAAAAAATACCTTGACAAGTGCAAGAAGCTATGAAATTATAAATGTAATTAATTCCGGATTGTATCATAATAATGAAGTGAACTCGTTTAGCCTTTGCTAAACTTCGGGGCTTCGGTGGGGGACTCTACCCCCACCGAAGTTTGGAAGTGGTAACACCCACTTATAGAAGTGGGTGTCTTCGAAATTGGATAATATTAAATATTAATATTAAATTTAGCTGATCAGATAACTGAAGGCTAAGGAACTTTTTCGCAGATAGTTCCTTAGCCTTTTTATTTTGGAGGTGTAAGGTGTGGGGAAAATAGCTCGCCCAAAAATTCTGCCGCCGCAAGTCATGGAATTGATTGGACATGCACTTCATACGGTCCAGTACGGATACCTGATCTTGACAGTTCAGGATGGATGCGTAATTCGAATGGAAAAAACGGAAAAATATGTGTTTTCCTCCAAAAACAAAGCTGGATATGTTAAGCGGAATGTGCCGGTGGGGGAACACTTGTTACAGTCCAAAATTATTGCCGAGTTGCAAGGATTGATGTATGGCCAGTTGATTATTCATTTAGAAGACGGCAAGGTAGGACTGATAGAAAAAACTGAGAAGCGACGCATCAATGAGTATGAAGGGATTAATGGGGACGGTATATAAAGGTATATAAAAAATTACCCTAAAAAATTTATCTCCATTGCCAATTGCCAATTGACAATTGGCAAAATGCAATTTAAAATAAAATAAACCAAGCGGCTAAGCGGCTGAAATGTAATAGTGTTAAACACAGATATTAACGAGTTTACCGACCAGATAACTGGAGGTTGACCATTTTACATGGTTAGCCTCTTTTATTTTTGCTTAAATTGGCCGATACTGTTTCGAAGCTAAAGGTGAACCATAATGATAATAATGGCTGACCTTTCGTGAAGTTCAACAAAAAAGGAGAGAGTGGTTATGTACATGTTAAAGCGAAGACTTAAAACAGGCACACCGAAATTAATTTTGCTGATAGTTGTGCTGTCGCTGATCGCAGTCACCTTAACAGGCTG
This window of the Methylomusa anaerophila genome carries:
- a CDS encoding DUF2292 domain-containing protein, producing MGKIARPKILPPQVMELIGHALHTVQYGYLILTVQDGCVIRMEKTEKYVFSSKNKAGYVKRNVPVGEHLLQSKIIAELQGLMYGQLIIHLEDGKVGLIEKTEKRRINEYEGINGDGI